A genome region from Corynebacterium uberis includes the following:
- a CDS encoding YbdD/YjiX family protein: MIRALKAVRWYLGAMMGEQDYPRYVAHLRAHHPDAPVPTEREFWRNRWAEQDANPGARCC, encoded by the coding sequence ATGATCCGCGCACTCAAAGCGGTGCGCTGGTACCTCGGCGCCATGATGGGTGAGCAGGACTACCCGCGCTACGTCGCACACCTGCGCGCCCACCACCCCGACGCCCCCGTGCCCACCGAGCGCGAATTCTGGCGCAACCGCTGGGCCGAACAGGACGCCAACCCGGGGGCGCGCTGCTGCTAG